TCCGCAACGAAGTCAAATCTTGGATCCACTTCGATATCGTAAGGAGCGAATAAGGAGGTCTTAGAAACACCTAAGCTTTTAAGATAGTCGGTGTTTTTAAACTTCGTTGCGCCACTGCGATATTTCGGAACCATAAAGCGACCATTGGAAGCTTTATCGTAAGCCATGCGGATCACTTCAGAACAGAAGATCGTTGAGTAGTCATCATCATCCATCGCAAAGTCATAACGAATGCCTTTTTTCTTATCTAAGGCTGCTTTCGCGATATCGTACATTTTTCTTGCGGCCGATTTCGCTAATGCCTCATCAGGCTGGCGGTACAAAGCGACACGCGCATCTTCGGCCTTTCTCCATTCTTCAAGTGGCGTCACAATCACACCATACTGAATCAAGGCTTCCACGACGAATTTCTTACCGGCTTTATCTTCACCGACAAGAGCCAAGTGGGAAAAGTTACCTTCTTCATCACCGATACGAGCGATCATCGCTGATACGTGCGATTTTCCGCGCACAAGCATCACGTCACCACTTTTCAATTTGAAATCTGCAAACTTGGGATTCGTCCAAGTGCTAGGCTTTGTATTCGCCATAATCGGCGCTTTTTCAAACTTAAAGACTTTCTGGTTGTACAGCCACTCTAAGAGATACTCTTCAGAAAAACGCGCATACTGAAAACCTTCACGGATCTCTGTGATACATTCCTTCGAAAGCTCATTGCGAGAATCAAACTCTTGAAGTTTATCATGCAGGACAACGCGGATTTGAAAGATCGTGTCCATCACTTCACTGCCGCGAGTTTTTAATAACTCTACTTCCGCAGGAGTTTTAGGAATGAAATGATCCGCTGGAAGATAATAAAGATAGTCCGTGACTTGGTTCACGAATTTCGCGCAAGTTTGCGGATTAAAGATCTGCGGATTGTTTAAATCATTCAACACTTTTTGACTGCCCGTCAAAAGCTCTTCCGTGCTGGCGGGACGACGATAGGATTCAACCTCACCTGTTTTTGAAAAGGGACTTTGACAGGCTGCCAGCGCCAAAAAGGCAGAACCTAGAAGTAAGCGTTTTTTCATTAGGATTTCCCCCGTTTCCCCTTCTTCGGAAAATTCTTGGGTTTCCGTAACTGGACTTTCGAAGCGAAGCAAAATTCAGCTCGGTTTAGCTGTCTAAGTCTTGGTCGTGGCTATGACCGTTTAGGCGTTTACCCATGATTGTCTCACTTTGAGACGGCATTCCGCTTTGTAATCTATTGAAATCATTGAGCCGCATTTGGCAAAGCTCTTGCTTTGTAAGCCCTGTGAGGAGACCTATCCATGAAAACTGGAACACCACTATTATATAAGCTGTTGTTGTTGAACTTGTGTTTCAGCGTTGGTTGGAGCTTGGGTTCGCCTGTCTTTTCTACGTTCGAGTTAGCTTCAAGTGATAAAGGTCTTTCTGTTCCATTTAATATTGATGAACAGCCAGCCCCCATCATCGAACATGCTCTTGATCAGATTGATAAAGCTAAGAATGTTCAAAACCTTTTAGGTAGTCTGAACAATATGAGCAATAAGAATTGCCCTGACTGCGAAAAACAGTTGGCAAATCTGCGCTACAATCAGTGCAACCGTCAAAATGACTATTTGGAAAAAGAACTTGCACAGACTTCGCAAGGGAACTCATTGCTATCGGCCCTCACTCGCTCCCCTATTCGCGTGAATTCTATTATTAAACCAATGTGCATGCGTATGTCGATGGAAGCAAAATTTTCGGCTAGCAGTAAATCTTTCCGTCAATGCGCTGCGAACGGAACTACCTCTCAAGCATTCCGTCCTTGTATCTCAGAAAACTATTTCAAACTCATCAACAACAGCTTCGACGTTGTCAGCTCGTGCATGAAGGACTTCATTGCTCCGGGTGAAAGCGAAGAGATGCAAAAGCTGGATGTTCGCGCCGTTTACGCTCTTATCAATGTTGAATCTGGTTTCCATGTGAACGCGATGAGCGGCACGGGTGCTGGCGGTATCGGTCAGTTCACGCAACCCGCAATTCAAGACGTCAACACGAATGAATTAAATGACATTCGTATCGCTTTAGAGAGTAGCAAGAACCGTTTGTGCTCACGCCTTTCCATGGAGTTCCTAGATTCCATGCAACCCATTCGTCCGCAAAAATCTTACGCGTGTGATCGTATCTCTTTAAAGCGCGGAAACCCTGTGACGAACATGATTTATACTTACGCTTATCTTAAAGGTGTTAAGAAAGACATGAACTCGATGATCTTTAGCAATAGAAATTATAAATCGAAGTTCCGCCTTTCTGAATACGACATGAACAAAGTGAAAAGAGCTTTGATGGTTTGGTCTCACAACACAGGTCCTGCGGGAACTTGGACTCCGGCGAAGACTTTGTTAAATACTTACTACCGCAATCGTCAGGTGACGAACGCGGACGAGTTCATCAACCAAATGCAGCAGTACATGCAAAAGTTCCCGGCGAGCGCGAATAAGAGTTCCGCACGTCGTAAAGAAACATCGTCTTATTTCCCTGCGATTACGAAAACATTGAACGATATCGAAAAGAATGCTGGAGGTGGATCATGCGTAAATTAATTCTGATGATTTGTTTGCTTGCTTCCCAATCGTCCTTGGCTTTTAACGACAGTCTGACTTTACAAACTGCGGATAACCTTATTGCGCACTTGCAACGGCAAGACAACATCGTCGCTCGTTTGCAATAC
The window above is part of the Bdellovibrio bacteriovorus genome. Proteins encoded here:
- a CDS encoding YiiX/YebB-like N1pC/P60 family cysteine hydrolase, yielding MKKRLLLGSAFLALAACQSPFSKTGEVESYRRPASTEELLTGSQKVLNDLNNPQIFNPQTCAKFVNQVTDYLYYLPADHFIPKTPAEVELLKTRGSEVMDTIFQIRVVLHDKLQEFDSRNELSKECITEIREGFQYARFSEEYLLEWLYNQKVFKFEKAPIMANTKPSTWTNPKFADFKLKSGDVMLVRGKSHVSAMIARIGDEEGNFSHLALVGEDKAGKKFVVEALIQYGVIVTPLEEWRKAEDARVALYRQPDEALAKSAARKMYDIAKAALDKKKGIRYDFAMDDDDYSTIFCSEVIRMAYDKASNGRFMVPKYRSGATKFKNTDYLKSLGVSKTSLFAPYDIEVDPRFDFVAEYRWYPLLRQVRMQDAVLQSIYTWMIEKGYEYHWAPQHSIKSYFAKFVRQFGIAEDTLPKYMPIGSIKTNVQFEAVAKTLEKNIYAKEAEFYKKKGYLPSFQDMMKINEEYRYQDCKKQQAFREATRYPNDRDIGGNPASSQFHYFFYNKSKDCK
- a CDS encoding transglycosylase SLT domain-containing protein; the encoded protein is MKTGTPLLYKLLLLNLCFSVGWSLGSPVFSTFELASSDKGLSVPFNIDEQPAPIIEHALDQIDKAKNVQNLLGSLNNMSNKNCPDCEKQLANLRYNQCNRQNDYLEKELAQTSQGNSLLSALTRSPIRVNSIIKPMCMRMSMEAKFSASSKSFRQCAANGTTSQAFRPCISENYFKLINNSFDVVSSCMKDFIAPGESEEMQKLDVRAVYALINVESGFHVNAMSGTGAGGIGQFTQPAIQDVNTNELNDIRIALESSKNRLCSRLSMEFLDSMQPIRPQKSYACDRISLKRGNPVTNMIYTYAYLKGVKKDMNSMIFSNRNYKSKFRLSEYDMNKVKRALMVWSHNTGPAGTWTPAKTLLNTYYRNRQVTNADEFINQMQQYMQKFPASANKSSARRKETSSYFPAITKTLNDIEKNAGGGSCVN